A single region of the Sphingomonas sp. LY29 genome encodes:
- the lptG gene encoding LPS export ABC transporter permease LptG: MNLDFMPSRQLALYAARLFLTRSLAVLVLLVLVLMALDLLGESGKILGVPGNGQAELWHYVSLRVPILISRFLPFSVLLGALIAFAGLNQHSEVVSMKAAGLSAHQILAPMIVASLAVAAILFVFNETVVVRSQRMINAWDSADYRPIPPESGILSNVWIRDGDDLIRARHIGGRGANTHLENVTIYQRTNGALQRVMDVKRADQVPGGWELKDVATYDANMNLITRQPRQIGMRGVEPTRFTLAKVVPGERDFLSLRQSIDELEAAGRPSEEARTGWWHKLSGPLSTLLMPLLAATAAFGLARSGQVLLRAVVGMALGFTYFVADNFSIALGNIGAYPPFLAAWAPFFLFLLIGELVLIRQEE, translated from the coding sequence ATCAACCTCGACTTCATGCCCTCGCGGCAACTCGCGCTCTACGCCGCGCGGCTGTTCCTGACGCGCAGCCTCGCGGTGCTGGTGCTGCTCGTCCTCGTGCTGATGGCGCTCGACCTGCTCGGGGAATCGGGGAAGATTCTCGGCGTTCCCGGCAATGGCCAGGCCGAGCTGTGGCACTACGTCTCGCTGCGCGTGCCGATCCTCATTTCGCGCTTCCTGCCCTTCTCGGTGCTACTCGGCGCGCTGATCGCCTTCGCCGGGCTCAACCAGCATAGCGAGGTCGTGTCGATGAAGGCCGCGGGGCTATCGGCTCACCAGATCCTGGCGCCGATGATCGTCGCCAGCCTCGCCGTGGCCGCGATCCTGTTCGTCTTCAACGAAACGGTGGTCGTCCGATCGCAGCGGATGATCAACGCGTGGGACAGCGCCGACTATCGTCCCATTCCGCCCGAAAGCGGCATCCTGTCGAACGTCTGGATTCGCGACGGCGACGACTTGATCCGCGCGCGCCACATCGGCGGTCGCGGGGCGAACACGCACCTCGAGAACGTCACCATCTACCAACGCACCAACGGCGCGCTGCAGCGGGTGATGGACGTCAAGCGCGCCGACCAGGTGCCCGGCGGATGGGAACTGAAGGACGTCGCGACCTACGACGCCAACATGAACCTGATCACGCGCCAGCCGCGCCAGATCGGTATGCGGGGCGTCGAACCGACGCGCTTCACACTGGCCAAGGTGGTGCCGGGCGAGCGCGACTTCCTGTCGCTGCGCCAATCGATCGACGAGCTTGAGGCTGCAGGTCGACCATCGGAAGAAGCGCGAACCGGATGGTGGCACAAGCTGTCGGGACCGCTGTCGACGCTGCTGATGCCGCTGCTCGCCGCCACTGCCGCGTTCGGGCTGGCGCGGTCGGGTCAGGTGCTGCTGCGCGCCGTGGTCGGCATGGCGCTCGGCTTCACCTATTTCGTCGCCGACAATTTCAGCATCGCGCTCGGCAACATCGGCGCCTACCCGCCGTTCCTCGCCGCCTGGGCGCCGTTCTTCCTGTTCCTGCTGATCGGCGAACTCGTCCTGATCAGACAGGAAGAATAG